The genomic stretch GGACTACGCCCCGCTCGAACCAATAAGCGTCTACGGTGGGGCGAAACTGGCAGCAGAGGCTTTAATCAGCGGCTATGCCCACACCTTCGGGTTCAGGGCCCTGATCTTCCGCCTAGCTAACATAATAGGGGAGCGCTCCAACCACGGGGTCATCTACGACTTCATAAACAAGCTCAGGAAGAACCCGGAGGAGCTTGAGATACTCGGCGACGGCACCCAGAGGAAGAGCTACCTCCACGTGAGCGACACCGTTGAGGGTATGCTCCACATCTTCGAGCACTTCAGGGGGAGCGATAAGACGGTGGACTTCTACAACCTCGGCAACGACGACTGGGTAACCGTTCTGGAGATAGCGGAGATAGTGAGTAATGAAATGGGACTCAGTCCTGAGTTCAACTTCACCGGAGGCGTCGATGGGGGCCGCGGCTGGAAAGGAGACGTCAAGTTCATGCGCCTTGACATCAAGAAGGCAAAGAACACAGGCTGGAGACCGGGGCTAAGCAGCTACGGGGCCGTCTCAAGAACCGTCAGGGAACTCCTTTGAACCCCTCCTCCCCCTCCTAGCTCACCTCTCACAGCGTCGAACCTCTCTCAAAGCTCTTTGGATAAGCCCTTTGAAACTGCACACAAATCTTCCGCCAGAAATGGCCGTTGTGGTGGGCCCGCGGGGCTTCGAACCCCGGACCTCCCGCTTATCAGGCGGGCGCTCTGACCAGGCTGAGCCACGGGCCCAAGAGAATTCTGGTGCCCGGGCCGGGATTTGAACCCGGGTCGCGGGATCGAGAGTCCCGCATGATTGACCGGGCTACACCACCCGGGCGCGTCCAATACCATAGAACCGAGGTCGCTTTAAAAAGTTTTCGGTTACTTCTCTCCAAGCTCCCCTTCGATGGTCTCAATCTCCGCATCAAGCACCCCACGAATCTTCTTCAGCAATTCAAGGTACTCCAGTATAGTTTCCCGGCTCATCCTCCTTTCGTACCCGTGACTCTCGAGTTTATCCTTCAGAGCCTCATGGTACTCAAGGGCGGTGTACAGCACCCTCAATGCAAGGTCATTTGACTTTTTAAGGTACTCCCAGCCCTTCCCGGTTAAACTGTACTTGACACGACGCACCCTACCTCTGTAATCCTCTCTCGGCTCAATTAGGCCCTCCTCAACCATCTTGTTGAGTATCGTGTACAGGTTGCTGTGGCTGGGCTTCCAGAGACCGACCGCAAGCCTCTCAAGCTCCTTTAGAATCTCGTAGCCGTGAGCCTCGCCCTTAAGCCCCACGATGACAAGAATTATGTCCTTAAGGGGCACCGTGAACAGTCCCTTTATTATCCTCCTCTCAACATCCTTTCCCATACCAACACCTCTAAACACGTATCTGTCCACAACTCTTTTAAACCCTTTCTCTTGAAGACATGTCGTAATAAGACATGTCATTAAAAAGAATGTCGTTGGTATTCATGTCGAAAAACGTCCTAAGGTGATGAAGATGGCTTGGAATGAATGGATAGCAAAGCACGCAAAACTCGTGGTCGCTGTGTGGATAGCGGCGATAATACTGGCGACTCCACTGGCCGCCAGGCTGAACAACGTCACGAACTACAGCATGAACCAGTTCCTGCCAAAGGACGTCGAGTCCGTCAAGGTGATGAACTCCCTCAGCGAGCAGTTCCCAGAGTTCGCCGGCAGCGAAAACCAGACCTACCTGCTGATAGACGGCATAAACGTAAACGACGAAAGGGCTAGGAACGATTACTACAGGTTCAAGGCCTCGGCCACAAGGTACGGTTACAACTTCACCTCCTACTACGACGCGCTGGACCTCCTCACAAACAAATCCTACGAGGTCGCACTCAACATCACCAAACTGACGGCCAACCTCACAGGCCAGCTTTACGAGAGCACGGTCGAGATGAACCGGACGTACGGCACACTGCTCAACAACCTCACGGAACTCGACAGAAGCGTGGAGTCCACCAGAGAGGCCATTAAAACAGCCGCCGAGGCCTACCTAAACCTCACCACCAACCTCAGCGAGGCCTACACCAGAATGATGATGCTCAGAAGCGCCCTGAACACGACCGATGCCGCCTACGTGGAGCTCAACAGGAACCTCACCGAGACATACGACATGCTGAGGAACGTAAACTCCACCATGTACAGGATCAACGCGGGATTATACACCCTCAACTCCACCTACGGGAAGGCCTACCTTGGCAGCATAGCCGTCTACCGCGCCCTTGAAGGAGAAGGAGCCTACTCCTCTGGATCACTCTCCCCCGATACAGCAGAGGCCATCGCAAACTCCCTGAACGTAACCCCACAGTTCGTTTACACAGTCTTCAACGCTACATACCCAGT from Thermococcus sp. encodes the following:
- a CDS encoding PadR family transcriptional regulator produces the protein MGKDVERRIIKGLFTVPLKDIILVIVGLKGEAHGYEILKELERLAVGLWKPSHSNLYTILNKMVEEGLIEPREDYRGRVRRVKYSLTGKGWEYLKKSNDLALRVLYTALEYHEALKDKLESHGYERRMSRETILEYLELLKKIRGVLDAEIETIEGELGEK
- a CDS encoding NAD-dependent epimerase/dehydratase family protein is translated as MKILITGGAGFIGSHLVDRLMLHGHEVRVLDDLSAGSTENIERWLDNERFEFVRGDMRDPDVSEEAVEGMEAVFHLAANPEVRIGSQSPELLYETNVGVTHNLLEAVKGSDVKYLVFTSSSTIYGEADVIPTPEDYAPLEPISVYGGAKLAAEALISGYAHTFGFRALIFRLANIIGERSNHGVIYDFINKLRKNPEELEILGDGTQRKSYLHVSDTVEGMLHIFEHFRGSDKTVDFYNLGNDDWVTVLEIAEIVSNEMGLSPEFNFTGGVDGGRGWKGDVKFMRLDIKKAKNTGWRPGLSSYGAVSRTVRELL